A DNA window from Castanea sativa cultivar Marrone di Chiusa Pesio chromosome 7, ASM4071231v1 contains the following coding sequences:
- the LOC142605404 gene encoding protein disulfide-isomerase SCO2: MFVTNPSSLFFSAKLSALRCRASAADITPTGPTFPRKWFQFPSISISASSADISIGIGIDSDSAANDGSARRAGKNGGKVNAKEKKWSRDRESYLTDNSDALPLPMTYPDSSPVPPEVINQRLRCNPVFEDCKEVVYEWTGKCRSCQGSGLVSYYNKRGKETICKCIPCQGIGYVQKITARTDIEVMEDLDNGKPP; encoded by the exons ATGTTCGTCACAAACCCTAGCTCCCTCTTCTTCTCAGCCAAGCTCTCCGCCCTCCGCTGCCGAGCCTCCGCCGCCGACATAACCCCGACGGGCCCCACATTCCCTCGCAAATGGTTCCAATTCccctccatctccatctccgcCTCCTCCGCCGACATCTCCATCGGAATCGGAATCGACTCCGACTCCGCCGCTAACGACGGCTCGGCTCGGCGCGCCGGGAAAAATGGCGGCAAAGTGAATGCGAAAGAGAAGAAATGGTCGCGTGACAGAGAGAGCTACTTGACTGACAATAGCGACGCTCTTCCTCTGCCAATGACTTATCCTGATTCTTCTCCGGTCCCACCCGAAGTTATCAATCAACGCCTCCGATGCAATCCTGTATTTGAG GACTGTAAGGAAGTCGTGTACGAATGGACTGGAAAGTGTCGAAGTTGCCAAGGATCGGGTCTTGTCAGCTATTAtaataaaagaggaaaagagacTATCTGCAAATGCATACCTTGTCAGGGAATAg GATATGTGCAGAAGATAACAGCTCGCACAGACATTGAAGTAATGGAGGATTTGGATAATGGAAAACCACCATGA
- the LOC142605403 gene encoding leucine-rich repeat receptor-like serine/threonine-protein kinase At2g14510, whose protein sequence is MSLSIFLLWLVSIPLSLCANSLSTPDVRGFLLNCGADPSEEVITNGVKYISDVGFTSSGNRTHLKASNLLPILTTLRYFPDPTARKYCYEIPVIKGGKYLLRTTYYYGRFDGGKEPPVFDQIVDGTKWSIVNTTEDHANGLSSFYELVVVAMGKMLSVCLARNEKTVSSPFISALELEFLEDSLYNTTDFGKYALSTIARSSFGSEEDMIGYPDDQFNRLWQPFMDKNPVVTSHSNVTSSDFWNLPPEQAFSTAITTSKVKKLQIMWPLVALPNTSYYISLYFQDNRTPSPYSWRVFDVSLNGRKFFTNLNATTNGVTVYSTQWPLFGQTEIVLTPADGMPVGPLINAGEVFQIVPLGGRTLTRDVVAMEKLARSFNDPPLDWSGDPCLPKENSWTGVTCSISGKFARVIAVNLTNAGLSGSLSSSINKLTALTHLWLGGNNLSGKIPEMSSLKALQTLNLENNKFEGEIPQSLGLLPILHKLYLQNNNLETRIPTTLQNRKDVSIELETSGGDVS, encoded by the exons ATGAGCCTCTCCATCTTCCTTCTTTGGCTTGTCAGCATCCCTTTATCTTTATGTGCAAACTCTCTCTCAACTCCTGACGTTCGTG GTTTTCTTCTAAATTGTGGTGCGGACCCATCAGAAGAAGTAATCACAAATGGTGTTAAATACATCTCGGATGTGGGGTTCACATCATCTGGGAACAGAACACACCTCAAAGCCTCAAACTTGTTGCCTATACTAACCACATTGCGGTATTTTCCTGACCCGACTGCACGAAAATATTGCTATGAGATACCTGTGATCAAAGGAGGGAAGTACCTGCTAAGAACAACGTATTATTATGGACGTTTCGATGGAGGGAAAGAGCCGCCTGTATTCGACCAAATTGTAGACGGGACTAAATGGAGCATTGTGAATACCACAGAGGACCATGCCAATGGACTTAGTTCGTTTTATGAGCTTGTGGTGGTTGCCATGGGAAAGATGCTAAGTGTGTGCTTGGCTAGGAATGAGAAGACTGTTTCGAGCCCGTTTATCTCGGCTCTAGAGTTGGAGTTCTTAGAGGATTCCTTATATAACACCACAGATTTTGGCAAGTATGCGCTTAGTACAATTGCGAGGAGTAGCTTTGGAAGTGAGGAGGACATGATTGG TTATCCTGATGACCAATTCAACCGTTTATGGCAACCATTCATGGACAAGAACCCTGTTGTCACAAGCCACTCCAATGTAACTTCTTCAGATTTTTGGAACCTCCCACCAGAACAGGCATTCAGCACAGCAATCACTACAAGCAAAGTAAAGAAACTCCAAATCATGTGGCCACTTGTGGCGCTTCCTAATACCAGCTACTATATCTCACTATATTTCCAGGACAATCGGACCCCCAGTCCATATAGCTGGAGAGTCTTTGATGTTTCTTTGAATGGCAGGAAATTCTTCACTAATCTTAATGCCACAACCAATGGTGTGACTGTTTACTCAACACAGTGGCCTCTATTTGGACAGACTGAGATTGTCTTGACTCCTGCAGATGGGATGCCTGTTGGCCCTTTGATCAATGCTGGTGAGGTCTTTCAGATTGTGCCTCTTGGTGGAAGGACACTCACAAGAGATG TGGTGGCAATGGAAAAGTTAGCTAGAAGCTTTAATGATCCACCTTTAGATTGGAGCGGTGATCCTTGCTTGCCTAAAGAGAATTCATGGACGGGAGTTACATGTTCTATTTCGGGGAAATTTGCTCGTGTTATCGCTGT GAATTTAACTAATGCTGGACTGTCTGGATCATTGTCTTCAAGCATTAACAAGTTAACTGCACTCACCCATCT TTGGCTTGGGGGAAACAATCTCTCAGGCAAAATCCCAGAAATGAGCTCATTGAAGGCACTACAAACTCT GAATTTGGAGAACAACAAGTTTGAAGGAGAGATTCCTCAATCACTAGGACTACTTCCAATATTACATAAGTT ATACCTTCAAAATAACAATCTTGAAACAAGAATTCCCACCACGCTACAAAATAGAAAAGAC GTCTCCATTGAATTGGAAACATCAGGAGGAGATGTTAGttaa
- the LOC142605405 gene encoding calmodulin-like protein 30, whose product MSKMSFLEFQYNLSKRKFLRKPSQLFSFGDRQSSGLKLAFEPNLDEMKQVFDKFDSNRDGKISQQEYKAMLRAMGKDHMIGDVPKIFKVVDLDGDGFINFKEFMDVQKRGGGVRTVDIQGAFRTFDLNGDGKISPDEVLAMLRKLGERCTIEDCKRMVRAVDTDGDGMVNMDEFMTMMTQNLQHG is encoded by the coding sequence ATGTCGAAGATGAGCTTCCTAGAATTCCAATATAACCTCTCCAAAAGAAAGTTCTTGCGAAAACCATCCCAATTGTTCTCCTTTGGGGACAGGCAAAGCTCAGGCTTAAAACTTGCTTTCGAGCCGAATTTAGATGAGATGAAGCAAGTGTTTGATAAGTTTGATTCCAACAGAGATGGGAAGATTTCTCAGCAAGAGTACAAGGCCATGTTGAGAGCTATGGGAAAAGACCACATGATTGGAGACGTGCCAAAGATTTTCAAAGTGGTAGACTTGGATGGTGAtggttttattaatttcaaagaGTTCATGGATGTCCAAAAGAGAGGTGGTGGGGTTAGAACTGTGGACATACAGGGTGCATTTCGAACGTTTGATTTGAATGGTGATGGGAAAATAAGCCCAGATGAAGTCTTGGCCATGTTAAGGAAGCTTGGGGAGAGATGCACCATAGAGGACTGCAAGAGAATGGTGAGAGCAGTGGACACTGATGGAGATGGTATGGTTAACATGGATGAATTCATGACTATGATGACTCAGAACCTGCAGCATGGTTAG
- the LOC142643256 gene encoding protein CYPRO4, producing the protein MGTSQSREGLDISDADSDQYTDEEEEEEEEEDDDQYDDAQDSHQQKPQSKAKSNPKSLDELDAKLKALKLKYASPSSSSSSQNPNSANSVKLYLHIGGNTPKAKWIVSDKHSSYSFVKTSKIDGDGDDDESDGGGQSWWVLRVGAKVRARVSSEMQLKMFGDQRRVDFVSSGVWALKFPTDEAYRNFVTEFQNCIFENVYGLEATEENKVKVYGKEFIGWVKPEAADDSMWEDAEDDGLKSPEPPVRASQDLLEEFEEAANGGVQSLTLGALDNSFLVNDTGVQVYRNLNHGIHGKGVSVKFDGSSSRKSSSLAQVTPKKALLMRAETNMMLMSPFKEGKPHATGLQQLDIETGKIVTEWKFEKDGTDITMRDITNDTKGSQLDPSESTFLGLDDNRLCQWDMRDRGGLVQNIAMANSPVLNWTQGHQFSKGTNFQCFATTGDGSIVVGSLDGKIRLYSKTSMRQAKTAFPGLGSPITHVDVTFDGKWILGTTDTYLVLICTLFTDKDGKTKTGFGGRMGNKIPAPRLLKLTPLDSHLAGSNNKFHGGHFSWVTENGKQERHLVGTVGKFSVIWDFQQVKNSAHACYRNQQGLKSCYCYKIVLKDESIVESRFMHDKFAVSDSPEAPLVVATPMKVSSISLSGKRQH; encoded by the exons ATGGGTACCTCTCAGAGCCGCGAGGGCCTCGATATCTCGGACGCCGACTCAGACCAATACAccgacgaagaagaagaagaagaagaggaagaagatgatgatcaATACGACGATGCTCAAGACTCTCACCAACAAAAGCCCCAATCCAAAGCCAAATCCAATCCCAAATCCCTAGACGAACTCGACGCTAAACTCAAAGCTCTCAAACTCAAATACGcttctccttcttcctcttcctcttcgcAGAACCCTAATTCCGCGAATTCCGTCAAGCTCTACCTCCATATCGGCGGCAACACTCCGAAGGCGAAGTGGATCGTCTCCGATAAGCACTCGTCTTATTCCTTTGTGAAAACCTCGAAGATTGATGGTGACGGTGATGACGATGAATCGGACGGTGGAGGACAGTCGTGGTGGGTACTGAGAGTGGGGGCTAAGGTACGAGCTAGGGTTTCGTCGGAGATGCAATTGAAGATGTTCGGCGATCAGCGGCGCGTGGATTTCGTGTCCAGCGGCGTTTGGGCGTTGAAGTTCCCGACCGACGAAGCGTATCGGAATTTCGTCACCGAGTTTCAGAACTGTATATTTGAGAATGTGTACGGACTCGAAGCTACGGAGGAGAACAAGGTTAAGGTTTATGGGAAAGAGTTTATTGGGTGGGTGAAGCCCGAGGCGGCCGACGATTCGATGTGGGAGGATGCTGAAGACGATGGGTTGAAGAGTCCCGAGCCGCCGGTCCGGGCGAGTCAGGACTTGTTGGAAGAGTTCGAAGAGGCTGCCAATGGCGGTGTACAGAGCTTGACATTGGGTGCATTGGATAATAGCTTCTTGGTGAACGATACTGGTGTTCAGGTTTATAGGAATCTCAATCATGGAATTCATGGAAAAGGTGTTTCTGTGAAATTTGATGGTTCGAGTTCGAGGAAAAGTTCGAGTTTGGCCCAAGTGACTCCGAAAAAGGCGTTGTTAATGAGAGCCGAGACGAATATGATGCTAATGAGTCCATTTAAGGAAGGGAAGCCTCATGCCACTGGGCTTCAACAGCTCGATATTGAGACGGGGAAGATTGTCACGGAATGGAAGTTTGAGAAGGATGGGACTGATATTACAATGCGGGATATCACGAATGATACTAAAGGTTCGCAATTGGACCCGTCTGAGTCTACGTTTTTGGGGTTGGATGATAATAGGTTGTGTCAATGGGATATGCGTGATCGGGGTGGATTGGTTCAGAACATTGCAATGGCGAATTCGCCAGTGTTGAATTGGACACAGGGGCATCAGTTCTCGAAAGGGACGAATTTTCAGTGCTTTGCTACAACTGGGGACGGGTCGATTGTTGTTGGGTCTCTTGATGGGAAGATAAGGTTGTATTCGAAGACCTCAATGAGGCAGGCCAAGACTGCTTTTCCGGGGCTTGGTTCACCAATTACTCATGTCGATGTTACATTTGATGGGAAGTGGATTTTGGGCACAACTGACACGTATTTGGTCCTTATTTGCACTCTATTTACTGACAAAGATGGAAAGACAAAGACtggatttggtggcagaatggGGAACAAGATTCCTGCTCCTAGGTTGTTGAAGTTGACCCCTCTGGATTCACATTTGGCTGGGAGTAATAATAAATTCCACGGCGGCCATTTCTCATGG GTCACGGAAAATGGTAAACAAGAGCGTCACTTGGTTGGAACAGTGGGAAAGTTCAGTGTGATATGGGACTTCCAGCAGGTGAAAAACAGTGCTCATGCATGCTACAGGAATCAGCAAGGCCTTAAAAGCTGTTATTGTTACAAGATTGTGTTGAAGGATGAGTCTATTGTTGAGAGTCGATTCATGCATGACAAGTTTGCCGTTAGTGACTCCCCAGAAGCTCCActggtggttgctacccctatGAAAGTTAGCTCTATCAGCCTATCTGGCAAGCGACAACATTGA
- the LOC142642274 gene encoding uncharacterized protein LOC142642274, giving the protein MKAFEINGDTVSLALFIDVTNSKELLDSMQAGTLEPEVAFLNASLIPDVFPVLAAAHNTLVSKSRESLTTRTLHSELVYNYSGSKHITESLKRCGISESTTYILAARFNATLDEVKAVEKLIHGKEIDLEELMGRANQAQIQKQYKITGPELGISSLADAIVCRIAARDAL; this is encoded by the exons ATGAAGGCGTTCGAAATCAATGGAGACACAGTCTCTCTTGCGCTCTTCATCGACGTCACCAACTCCAA GGAACTCCTTGATTCTATGCAAGCTGGAACACTGGAACCAGAAGTTGCATTTCTCAATGCATCACTT ATTCCAGATGTTTTCCCTGTTCTAGCAGCTGCGCATAATACCCTTGTGTCTAAGTCACGGGAGTCATTGACAACACGCACTCTTCATTCGGAGCTTGTTTACAATTACTCGGGATCTAAGCAT ATAACAGAATCTTTAAAAAGGTGTGGCATCTCTGAAAGCACAACTTACATCCTTGCTGCTCGTTTCAATGCTACACTTGATGAG GTGAAAGCTGTTGAGAAACTTATCCATGGAAAAGAGATCGACTTAGAGGAGTTAATGGGCAGAGCAAACCAGGCCCAGATACAAAAG CAATATAAGATTACTGGCCCGGAACTAGGGATATCCTCACTTGCAGATGCTATTGTATGTCGGATTGCTGCTCGTGACGCCTTGTGA